Proteins encoded together in one Rossellomorea sp. y25 window:
- a CDS encoding FtsQ-type POTRA domain-containing protein, whose amino-acid sequence MKKENVVSLEDRIPKLKQHRKKKANRRLLFLLSLFLLMILSVVYFQSPLSHVKEVVVHGNELVSNETVLLNSGIDSGMNLWSVNKEKTVEQLKKLPEVKNATVKMSFPNSYEVHIQEYDKKAYLSKDNKFFVILENGNVLNKGTESIPVDAPLLRGFEEDKVLVKMVEELGELPKEVQHLISEINLVPKKTDQYHLTLFMNDGFEVSATIRTFSEKMVHYPSIVSQLDPSVKGVIDLEVGSYFRAYETEGEQSDDEDEGER is encoded by the coding sequence ATGAAAAAAGAAAATGTTGTTTCCCTTGAAGATCGTATTCCTAAATTAAAACAACACCGAAAAAAGAAAGCGAATCGCAGACTGCTTTTTTTACTTTCTTTGTTCTTGCTCATGATTCTATCGGTGGTTTACTTTCAGTCACCTTTAAGTCATGTGAAAGAAGTGGTGGTACACGGGAATGAGCTTGTTTCAAATGAAACGGTCCTTCTGAATAGTGGAATTGACAGCGGTATGAATTTGTGGAGCGTAAACAAAGAAAAAACTGTGGAACAATTAAAGAAGCTTCCTGAAGTGAAGAATGCGACGGTTAAGATGTCCTTTCCGAATTCCTATGAAGTTCACATCCAAGAATATGATAAAAAGGCATATCTTTCGAAAGATAATAAATTCTTTGTCATATTAGAAAATGGGAACGTTCTGAATAAAGGCACGGAATCAATACCTGTGGACGCTCCTTTACTTAGAGGTTTCGAGGAAGATAAGGTCCTTGTGAAAATGGTGGAAGAATTAGGTGAGCTTCCGAAAGAGGTTCAGCATCTCATATCGGAAATCAACCTGGTTCCAAAGAAAACAGACCAATATCACTTGACTCTATTTATGAATGATGGATTCGAAGTGAGTGCTACCATCAGGACCTTTTCAGAGAAGATGGTCCATTACCCCTCCATTGTCAGTCAACTGGATCCTTCAGTAAAAGGAGTCATTGATTTAG
- the spoVE gene encoding stage V sporulation protein E: MPLKKSTPDFILIMVTLTLLAIGLIMVYSASAVWADYKFDDSFFFAKRQVLFAGVGLVAMFFIMNVEYWTWRNWAKIIIIICFVLLVLVLIPGIGVLRNGSRSWIGVGAFSIQPSEFMKLAMIAFLSKYLSENQKYITSFRKGVLPALLLVFAAFGMIMLQPDLGTGTVMVGTSVVMIFIAGARVMHFVGLGMIGLVGFIGLVISAPYRIARITSFLDPWQDPLNSGFQIIQSLYAIGPGGLFGLGLGQSRQKFFYLPEPQNDFIFAILAEELGFIGGTLVLLLFSLILWRGIRIALGAPDLFGTFLALGIVSMIAIQVMINVGVVTGLMPVTGITLPFLSYGGSSLTLMLMAVGVLLNISRYTRQ, encoded by the coding sequence TTGCCTTTAAAAAAATCGACTCCCGATTTTATACTCATTATGGTTACACTCACTTTACTTGCGATTGGATTGATAATGGTGTACAGCGCGAGCGCTGTCTGGGCTGATTACAAATTCGATGATTCCTTTTTCTTTGCAAAAAGGCAAGTGCTCTTTGCGGGTGTAGGGTTAGTCGCTATGTTCTTCATCATGAATGTAGAGTACTGGACATGGAGAAATTGGGCGAAAATCATCATCATCATTTGCTTTGTCCTTCTTGTACTGGTGTTAATCCCGGGTATAGGGGTTCTAAGGAACGGTTCCAGGAGCTGGATTGGAGTAGGGGCGTTTTCCATTCAGCCTTCAGAATTTATGAAACTTGCCATGATTGCGTTTCTCTCAAAGTATTTATCCGAAAACCAAAAGTATATTACTTCCTTTAGAAAAGGAGTCCTGCCGGCGCTTCTCTTAGTGTTCGCTGCTTTTGGAATGATCATGTTACAACCGGATCTGGGTACGGGTACTGTCATGGTTGGCACTTCAGTAGTGATGATCTTTATTGCAGGGGCGAGGGTCATGCATTTTGTCGGTCTGGGGATGATTGGATTAGTCGGCTTTATTGGTCTTGTTATATCTGCACCTTATCGCATTGCACGGATAACGTCCTTTTTAGACCCATGGCAGGATCCGTTAAACAGCGGATTTCAAATCATTCAGTCCTTATATGCAATTGGACCGGGAGGCTTGTTTGGATTAGGACTGGGACAAAGCAGGCAGAAGTTCTTCTATCTTCCAGAACCTCAAAACGATTTTATTTTTGCTATCTTAGCAGAAGAGCTCGGTTTTATTGGGGGGACGCTCGTATTGCTTCTGTTTTCATTGATTTTATGGAGGGGAATTAGAATTGCTTTGGGGGCTCCTGATTTATTCGGAACTTTTCTAGCGTTAGGAATCGTGTCAATGATTGCTATCCAGGTAATGATCAATGTAGGGGTTGTAACAGGTCTTATGCCTGTTACGGGAATCACCCTCCCGTTTCTAAGTTACGGGGGATCTTCTTTGACCCTCATGCTAATGGCTGTCGGGGTGCTGCTGAATATAAGCCGCTATACGAGACAGTAA